A DNA window from Selenomonadales bacterium contains the following coding sequences:
- the citD gene encoding citrate lyase acyl carrier protein, giving the protein MIKRYAQAGSLESGDVLVQVAPAVADNLAVNIKSKVGPRFASSMQASVRAVAALLGVTAASIEIVDSGALDFVLRARVTTALKRAMEVAADA; this is encoded by the coding sequence TTGATTAAACGCTACGCACAGGCCGGGAGTCTCGAATCCGGCGATGTCTTGGTGCAGGTAGCACCGGCTGTCGCCGATAATCTCGCGGTGAACATTAAGAGCAAAGTCGGCCCTAGGTTCGCTTCATCTATGCAGGCAAGCGTGCGCGCAGTGGCCGCTCTATTGGGTGTTACCGCTGCTTCTATAGAAATTGTGGACAGTGGTGCTCTAGATTTCGTGCTGCGGGCCCGGGTAACGACGGCCCTAAAAAGAGCGATGGAGGTCGCCGCCGATGCCTAA
- a CDS encoding GntR family transcriptional regulator: MSVLTPVEVTDLRPIRDIVHEKLRTAILRGHLASGERLFDTQLAKQLGVSRTPVREALRMLEQEALIVVTPRRGTIVCSLKQEDAIEIYNIRSVLEGLAVRLAAHLITRNEVWELRTRLEKMRPLPENLGGYMAVHAEFNSILIRASRSPRIEQLVGSFTGQLRSLRGISLTTPERQLLAWKEHCAIVDAVEARDAELAELLARRHVENAKAAYLEEWA, from the coding sequence ATGTCGGTACTGACGCCGGTAGAAGTAACAGACCTACGGCCAATAAGAGACATTGTGCATGAGAAATTGCGCACGGCCATTTTGCGCGGGCACTTGGCCTCAGGCGAGCGCCTCTTCGACACGCAGTTAGCTAAACAGCTCGGCGTGAGTCGCACGCCGGTGCGTGAGGCTTTGCGCATGCTAGAGCAAGAAGCGCTAATCGTCGTCACACCCCGCCGTGGGACGATTGTGTGCAGCCTTAAGCAAGAAGATGCCATAGAAATCTATAATATTCGTTCAGTCTTAGAGGGATTAGCAGTTAGACTAGCGGCCCATCTCATCACGCGCAACGAGGTGTGGGAGCTGCGCACAAGGCTTGAAAAAATGCGGCCGCTGCCGGAGAACCTGGGGGGTTACATGGCGGTACATGCTGAGTTTAACTCCATCCTAATTAGGGCGAGCCGGAGCCCCCGCATTGAACAGCTAGTAGGCTCCTTTACCGGGCAGCTGCGCAGCTTGCGCGGCATCAGCCTGACGACCCCCGAGCGACAGCTCTTAGCATGGAAGGAACACTGCGCCATAGTTGATGCTGTAGAGGCGCGGGATGCCGAACTAGCCGAGCTTTTAGCTCGCAGGCATGTAGAGAACGCCAAGGCGGCTTATCTAGAGGAGTGGGCATAA
- the iorA gene encoding indolepyruvate ferredoxin oxidoreductase subunit alpha: MKALLTGNEAIARGAYEFGVTVAAAYPGTPSTEILENVGQYKEIKAQWSPNEKVAMEVAVGSSIAGARTLAAMKHVGVNVAADPLFTMSYAGVNGGLVLVSADDPGMHSSQNEQDNRYYAKFAKVPMLEPSDSQEAKDYVGLGLEISERFDVPVLLRVTTRISHSKTLVELRDPILRTVKPYVKDIKKYVMMPAFARAKRLELEQRYARLKEYSETTPVNRVAWGDKRIGVITSGIAFQYAREALPHVSILKLGLTWPLPEKLIKAFAAAVETLYVIEEGEPYLEEHVKALGIPVVGKGIFPSVGELSVRTVLQAFGGSGVATGKPAAQVPVRPPVLCPGCPHRPVFYLLKQLKLFVTGDIGCYTLGALPPLDSMDTCICMGASVPMALGFEKAHPELAEKTVAVIGDSTFVHSGITGLIDIVYNRGTSTVLILDNSTTAMTGHQEHPGTGKTLDRQPTAALDIEALCKAVGVKRTFVVDPFDMAGLKEALQREVATREPSVIIAKRPCVLIVKQEDPLLTIDHAKCVGCKICMRLGCPAISHDNKKSTVNAALCVGCAVCAQVCKFDAFVREAD, from the coding sequence ATGAAAGCACTGCTTACAGGTAACGAGGCCATTGCCCGTGGCGCGTATGAGTTCGGCGTCACGGTAGCGGCGGCCTACCCGGGGACGCCGAGCACCGAGATACTGGAGAATGTGGGCCAGTACAAGGAGATTAAGGCGCAGTGGTCGCCTAACGAGAAAGTCGCGATGGAAGTGGCGGTGGGCTCCTCGATTGCCGGCGCGCGCACGTTAGCGGCGATGAAGCACGTAGGCGTAAACGTCGCGGCTGACCCTTTGTTTACTATGTCCTACGCAGGAGTAAACGGAGGCTTGGTGCTAGTCTCGGCGGACGACCCTGGTATGCACAGCTCACAGAACGAGCAGGACAACAGGTACTACGCGAAGTTCGCTAAAGTTCCCATGCTTGAACCAAGCGACAGCCAAGAAGCTAAGGATTATGTGGGACTCGGGCTAGAGATTAGCGAGCGGTTTGATGTGCCCGTGCTGCTTAGGGTTACTACGCGCATTTCCCATTCTAAGACGCTCGTGGAACTAAGAGACCCTATACTTCGGACAGTAAAGCCTTACGTGAAGGACATTAAAAAGTACGTTATGATGCCGGCCTTTGCGCGCGCGAAGCGACTAGAGCTCGAGCAGAGATACGCCCGCCTTAAGGAGTACAGCGAAACGACGCCTGTAAACCGCGTTGCATGGGGCGACAAGCGGATTGGCGTTATTACGTCGGGCATTGCATTTCAATACGCGCGGGAGGCGCTCCCGCACGTCTCTATTCTTAAGCTCGGGTTAACCTGGCCGCTGCCCGAGAAGTTAATTAAAGCCTTTGCCGCCGCAGTCGAAACGCTTTACGTTATCGAGGAAGGTGAGCCCTATCTGGAAGAACACGTAAAGGCTCTCGGAATACCGGTAGTTGGCAAGGGTATCTTCCCAAGCGTGGGCGAACTATCTGTACGGACAGTTTTGCAGGCCTTCGGTGGCTCGGGCGTGGCGACTGGAAAGCCTGCGGCACAAGTCCCTGTGCGCCCGCCTGTGCTCTGCCCCGGGTGTCCGCACCGCCCGGTGTTTTATCTGCTTAAGCAGTTGAAGCTGTTTGTTACTGGGGATATTGGCTGCTATACGCTGGGGGCACTGCCGCCGCTTGACTCTATGGACACGTGCATCTGCATGGGCGCATCGGTGCCGATGGCGCTAGGCTTCGAGAAGGCCCACCCGGAGCTCGCAGAGAAGACCGTCGCGGTTATCGGGGATTCGACTTTTGTGCATAGCGGTATTACCGGCTTAATCGACATCGTCTACAACCGCGGCACTTCTACCGTGCTGATTCTAGACAACAGCACCACCGCCATGACCGGCCACCAAGAGCATCCCGGCACCGGCAAGACGCTCGACCGGCAGCCTACGGCAGCCCTAGATATTGAGGCGCTGTGCAAGGCTGTAGGCGTAAAACGCACTTTTGTCGTCGACCCGTTTGATATGGCGGGACTTAAGGAAGCTTTGCAGCGCGAGGTCGCTACGCGCGAACCTAGCGTAATTATCGCCAAGCGGCCATGCGTGTTAATCGTTAAGCAGGAAGACCCGTTGCTTACCATCGACCACGCGAAGTGCGTAGGCTGCAAAATATGCATGCGCCTTGGCTGCCCGGCTATCAGCCACGACAACAAAAAGAGCACCGTCAATGCGGCGCTTTGTGTAGGTTGCGCAGTCTGCGCGCAGGTCTGTAAGTTTGACGCTTTTGTAAGGGAGGCCGATTAA
- a CDS encoding indolepyruvate oxidoreductase subunit beta, with protein MRTQNILLVGVGGQGTILAAKILAEVAVLQGFDVKMSEVHGMAQRGGSVVTHVRLGEQVHSPLVEQGEADYIVAFERLEALRWAHFLREGGCIVVNDQRIDPMTVITGQFRYPPEILATLQAGAGDVVVLDALQLAREVGSIKAVNVVLLGALAERMQIEKDRWLEAIRRTVPAKTLALNLEAFAAGFAAAGAPEQADAY; from the coding sequence ATGCGTACTCAGAACATCCTGCTGGTCGGCGTGGGCGGCCAAGGCACTATCCTCGCCGCCAAGATTCTCGCCGAAGTTGCCGTGCTGCAAGGGTTTGACGTCAAGATGTCTGAAGTACACGGCATGGCGCAGCGCGGCGGCAGTGTAGTTACACACGTGCGCTTAGGCGAGCAAGTGCATAGCCCCCTTGTAGAACAGGGCGAGGCCGACTACATTGTGGCCTTTGAAAGACTGGAAGCGCTGCGTTGGGCGCACTTTCTGCGCGAGGGCGGCTGTATTGTGGTTAACGACCAAAGAATCGACCCCATGACCGTTATTACCGGGCAGTTCCGCTATCCGCCGGAAATCCTGGCGACGCTGCAGGCGGGCGCAGGCGATGTAGTGGTGTTAGACGCCTTGCAGCTCGCGCGCGAAGTGGGTAGCATTAAGGCTGTAAACGTCGTGCTGCTTGGCGCTCTCGCCGAGCGGATGCAGATAGAGAAAGACCGGTGGCTAGAAGCCATTCGCCGCACTGTCCCCGCCAAGACGCTTGCGCTAAACCTAGAGGCCTTTGCGGCGGGGTTTGCAGCGGCAGGCGCTCCCGAGCAGGCGGATGCCTACTAG
- the ahpF gene encoding alkyl hydroperoxide reductase subunit F — translation MLLDDNLRTQLKDYLALMEGEVVLKVSLGDDRDSRHVEELVQELLRASPRIKAEYVTLPRTPSFQVDRPLECTGVTFAGVPMGHEFASLVLAILQVSGRAPKASAKTVQEICKLRGVYNFEVFVSLSCHNCPEVVQALNLMSVLNEGISTVTINGAVFAAEAEQRQVMAVPTVFVNGEHLASGRMELEEILAKLGAKQALPKELADTPYDVLVVGGGPAGVAAAIYAARKNLRTAMVADRLGGQVKDTLGIENFIGMPYTEGPKLALGLEEHIKAYNIDVLAGLSARKLSRETLLELELADGARLKSKTVVLATGAQWRSLNIPGEKEFKNKGIAYCPHCDGPLFKGKNVAVIGGGNSGVEAAIDLACVAKHVTVLEFMPELKADAVLQKRLYSLANVTVLKNVKTTEITGADKVNGLTYMERDTNRTKQLAVDGVFILIGLVPNTAWLKDTLERNWMGEIVVDKHGATSLPGVFAAGDCTDTAYKQIVIAMGSGATAALGAFDYLMKLEA, via the coding sequence ATGCTTCTTGACGATAATTTACGAACGCAACTTAAAGACTACCTCGCTCTCATGGAGGGCGAGGTAGTCCTCAAAGTAAGCCTAGGCGACGACCGCGACTCGCGCCACGTGGAAGAACTAGTCCAAGAACTGCTCCGCGCTTCGCCGCGTATTAAGGCCGAGTATGTCACGTTACCCCGCACGCCTAGTTTTCAGGTAGACCGCCCGCTAGAGTGCACAGGTGTCACCTTTGCTGGCGTGCCCATGGGGCATGAGTTCGCTTCTCTCGTATTAGCCATCCTGCAGGTAAGCGGACGCGCGCCGAAAGCTTCAGCCAAAACGGTGCAGGAGATATGCAAGCTGCGCGGCGTCTATAACTTCGAAGTATTTGTAAGCCTTAGCTGCCACAATTGCCCAGAGGTTGTGCAAGCGCTCAACCTGATGAGCGTCCTAAATGAAGGGATATCCACTGTAACAATTAACGGTGCCGTCTTTGCCGCCGAGGCCGAGCAGCGTCAGGTTATGGCTGTGCCGACGGTGTTTGTTAACGGCGAGCACCTCGCGAGCGGACGCATGGAGCTAGAGGAAATTCTAGCTAAGCTAGGTGCCAAACAAGCCCTCCCGAAAGAGCTTGCTGATACACCGTACGACGTCTTAGTAGTAGGCGGCGGCCCGGCAGGTGTTGCGGCGGCCATATACGCCGCCCGCAAGAATCTGCGCACCGCCATGGTGGCGGACCGACTTGGCGGCCAAGTGAAAGACACTTTAGGCATCGAGAACTTCATAGGCATGCCCTACACCGAGGGGCCGAAGCTTGCCCTTGGCCTCGAAGAGCATATCAAGGCCTACAACATCGACGTCCTTGCCGGGCTTTCGGCGCGCAAGCTTTCGCGGGAAACTTTGCTTGAACTCGAGCTCGCGGACGGTGCAAGGCTTAAGAGTAAGACAGTCGTCCTAGCCACCGGCGCGCAGTGGCGAAGCCTTAACATCCCCGGCGAAAAGGAGTTTAAGAACAAAGGTATCGCCTATTGCCCGCATTGCGACGGCCCACTGTTTAAGGGCAAGAATGTGGCCGTAATAGGCGGCGGCAACTCCGGTGTCGAGGCCGCGATTGACTTAGCCTGTGTGGCCAAGCACGTAACGGTGCTAGAGTTTATGCCGGAGCTTAAGGCCGATGCCGTGCTCCAGAAGCGCCTCTACAGCCTTGCGAACGTGACTGTGCTTAAGAACGTGAAGACCACTGAGATTACCGGAGCAGACAAAGTGAACGGCCTAACCTATATGGAGCGCGACACCAACAGGACCAAACAGCTTGCCGTCGACGGCGTCTTTATCCTAATCGGCCTTGTGCCTAACACCGCGTGGCTAAAAGACACCCTGGAAAGAAACTGGATGGGCGAAATAGTCGTAGACAAACACGGTGCCACGAGTCTACCCGGCGTGTTTGCCGCCGGCGACTGCACCGACACCGCCTACAAGCAAATTGTCATCGCCATGGGTTCCGGCGCAACCGCAGCCCTAGGCGCGTTCGACTATCTGATGAAACTAGAAGCCTAA
- the ahpC gene encoding peroxiredoxin: protein MSLIGTKVLPFKANAFKEGKFVAVTDQDLLGKWSIIAFYPADFTFVCPTELEDLQNEYEKLKALGAEVYSVSTDTHFAHKAWHDSSPAIKKIKYTMIGDPSHVISRNFGVLIEEAGLADRGTFIVDPDGVIQAVEINAGGIGRDASTLINKIKAAQYVRKNPNEVCPAKWQEDSKTLTPGIDLVGKI, encoded by the coding sequence ATGTCACTAATCGGAACCAAGGTGCTGCCCTTTAAAGCCAATGCCTTTAAGGAGGGCAAGTTTGTTGCCGTCACCGACCAAGACCTGCTGGGGAAGTGGAGCATAATTGCCTTTTATCCCGCCGACTTTACCTTTGTCTGCCCAACCGAACTTGAGGACCTGCAGAACGAATACGAGAAGCTAAAGGCGCTTGGTGCCGAAGTGTACTCGGTTTCAACGGACACACACTTCGCGCACAAAGCCTGGCACGATAGCTCACCCGCCATTAAGAAGATTAAGTACACCATGATTGGCGACCCGTCGCATGTCATTTCGCGCAACTTCGGCGTCCTCATTGAGGAAGCAGGTTTGGCCGACCGCGGCACGTTTATAGTCGACCCCGATGGCGTTATTCAAGCTGTAGAGATTAACGCTGGCGGCATCGGGCGCGACGCCAGCACTTTGATTAACAAAATTAAGGCCGCCCAGTACGTACGCAAGAATCCCAACGAGGTTTGCCCCGCCAAGTGGCAGGAAGACTCCAAAACGCTCACTCCCGGCATTGACCTGGTCGGGAAAATATAG
- a CDS encoding metal-sensitive transcriptional regulator, with product MNKEKLAVELKNRLSRIEGQARGVQRLIDEQADCEKVLIQLAAMKAAVDQVGMKVLGCFMADAVKSQMQTGQDPDEAIEAAIKLLGKL from the coding sequence ATGAACAAAGAAAAACTAGCAGTAGAGCTTAAGAACCGCCTGAGTCGCATTGAAGGCCAGGCGAGGGGAGTGCAGCGCCTGATTGACGAACAGGCAGACTGCGAAAAAGTTCTCATTCAGTTGGCCGCTATGAAGGCCGCGGTTGACCAGGTTGGCATGAAGGTGCTTGGCTGTTTTATGGCCGATGCCGTCAAATCTCAAATGCAGACCGGTCAGGACCCAGATGAGGCCATTGAAGCGGCGATTAAGCTCCTAGGGAAGTTGTAG
- a CDS encoding Uma2 family endonuclease — MVDNSLITAQMLAKELNLSVETIWRYTREQRIPFIELSGRQYRYQLSDVLKALSGEVKERAGEYSADGSKKITYEDYCAMPEEPGFRLEVLDGLLVKEPSATVPHQRVSRRLQRILEDYFLAIDPAGEVFDAPLDLTLGKHTVVQPDLFYVSSQQKELVLHARVDGAPTLVVEILSPSSLRKDRLQKMRIYQNAGVAHYWIVDPEEKTMECYCLSGGLYALVASGMDSEVVSHPRLPGLQVSLSALW, encoded by the coding sequence ATGGTTGATAACAGCTTGATCACGGCGCAGATGTTGGCGAAGGAACTTAACCTGTCGGTAGAGACTATTTGGCGCTATACGCGGGAACAGCGCATACCGTTTATCGAGCTTAGCGGCAGGCAGTACCGCTACCAGCTGTCCGATGTTCTAAAGGCATTAAGCGGCGAGGTTAAGGAGCGAGCGGGGGAGTACTCTGCGGATGGATCCAAGAAGATAACCTACGAGGATTACTGCGCTATGCCCGAGGAACCGGGATTTCGCCTAGAAGTGCTAGACGGCCTGCTTGTGAAGGAGCCGTCTGCAACTGTGCCACATCAGCGCGTGTCGCGTCGCCTTCAGCGCATACTAGAAGATTATTTTCTGGCCATAGACCCTGCGGGCGAGGTGTTTGATGCACCTTTGGACCTTACCCTAGGCAAGCACACAGTCGTACAGCCCGACCTTTTCTACGTTTCGTCACAACAGAAAGAGCTTGTGTTGCACGCGCGGGTCGACGGTGCACCGACGCTTGTTGTTGAAATTTTGTCGCCGTCTAGCCTGCGCAAGGACAGGCTGCAAAAGATGCGTATTTACCAAAATGCAGGGGTGGCCCACTATTGGATAGTCGACCCGGAAGAAAAGACCATGGAGTGTTACTGCCTCAGTGGGGGGCTCTACGCACTTGTAGCCAGCGGTATGGATAGCGAAGTGGTATCTCACCCAAGACTGCCCGGACTGCAGGTATCACTTTCGGCTCTGTGGTAG
- a CDS encoding HDOD domain-containing protein has translation MEVLERVLPTDSVVSACRKLVKQGYVLALDDYVHREEMQPLLELASIVKLELGSLRDDSQKQFFFHYRGEKCFVAEKLDTQADFDSAHRLGFHLFQGYFFSKPAIISGREIQPFNARLVKIVTELSREEPDYQAIKAIIERDVGLMYKLLRLANSAAYGSVQRIESIEQALLRIGLNEFRKWVYLMILMDIQAPGKNLELVKSCLVRGKLMEEIARYPSESQGEFAHFLTGLFSSIDTLLSRPMADLVKDLPLPTGVRSALLGERNDLRTALESVIAYERAEWHTVELSDLFCRVPVGEFMSAYFDALHWVNQIG, from the coding sequence GTGGAAGTGCTAGAGCGAGTTTTGCCCACGGACTCCGTTGTCTCGGCCTGCCGCAAGCTAGTAAAGCAGGGCTATGTGCTCGCGCTTGACGACTATGTGCACCGGGAAGAGATGCAGCCGCTGCTCGAACTCGCCTCAATCGTCAAACTGGAACTAGGCTCACTGCGCGACGACTCACAGAAGCAGTTCTTTTTCCATTATCGTGGAGAGAAATGCTTTGTCGCCGAGAAACTCGACACGCAGGCTGATTTTGACTCAGCGCATAGGCTCGGGTTTCACCTCTTCCAGGGCTACTTTTTTAGCAAGCCTGCGATTATCTCGGGTCGCGAAATTCAGCCCTTTAACGCAAGACTAGTCAAGATAGTTACCGAGCTATCCAGAGAAGAGCCGGATTACCAGGCAATAAAGGCGATTATCGAGCGCGATGTTGGCTTAATGTACAAGCTGTTAAGGCTAGCTAACTCGGCGGCCTATGGCTCGGTACAGCGAATTGAATCAATTGAGCAAGCACTGCTGCGCATTGGACTCAATGAGTTTCGCAAGTGGGTTTACCTGATGATTCTGATGGACATACAAGCCCCAGGCAAGAATCTAGAGCTAGTCAAGAGCTGCTTAGTGCGTGGGAAGCTTATGGAAGAGATTGCGCGCTACCCTAGCGAGTCGCAGGGGGAGTTTGCCCACTTTCTTACCGGTCTCTTCTCTTCGATAGACACACTTCTCAGTCGCCCAATGGCGGATCTTGTTAAGGATCTACCTCTACCAACCGGGGTGCGCAGCGCACTACTGGGGGAACGCAACGACTTACGCACGGCGTTAGAGAGCGTAATTGCCTACGAACGCGCCGAGTGGCACACGGTAGAATTAAGCGACCTTTTCTGCCGAGTACCAGTGGGGGAGTTTATGTCGGCATATTTTGATGCTCTGCATTGGGTGAACCAGATAGGCTAA
- a CDS encoding DUF4349 domain-containing protein: MRYKSMVAVLMVGLVFLGAVGLFVLQSGQRQGEQLAGRSEEALTTQKGGVQTITDAAFSSRTVAPVDRQVIEHMQMAVEVPHLDEAQAEVLRITTAHGGYVQSSSFINLTEMQAWDFTLRIPSAKSAEVVRLLQALGTVQSSSSNRQDVTEEYTDLEARLAVMRQEEARLLELLRRANTIDDYLKVESHLTRVRIEIEQATGRLKLLTHNVAMATVNLRLTPVKGAVTPRPVGFAGLGKRLSAAFRQGLNTVVEFVSGTLVLLAAGLPLLIILLPALVIVLLVYRRLNSSKKPPAVS, from the coding sequence ATGCGATACAAGTCAATGGTTGCGGTTCTTATGGTTGGTCTCGTGTTCCTTGGTGCCGTGGGTTTGTTTGTGCTGCAAAGCGGCCAGCGGCAGGGTGAGCAGCTAGCGGGCCGTAGCGAAGAGGCCTTGACGACGCAAAAGGGCGGCGTGCAGACCATTACGGATGCCGCGTTTAGTTCGCGCACGGTTGCGCCTGTCGACCGCCAAGTAATCGAGCACATGCAAATGGCGGTGGAAGTACCGCACCTTGACGAAGCCCAAGCCGAGGTGTTGCGCATTACCACGGCTCATGGCGGCTATGTGCAGAGCTCAAGCTTTATTAATCTCACGGAAATGCAGGCTTGGGATTTCACGTTGCGCATCCCAAGCGCTAAATCGGCTGAGGTCGTGCGTCTACTCCAGGCGCTTGGTACCGTGCAGAGCTCGAGTTCGAATCGCCAAGACGTCACAGAAGAATACACCGACCTTGAGGCGCGCCTCGCTGTTATGCGGCAAGAGGAGGCCCGCCTGCTAGAGCTCCTGCGTCGCGCTAATACCATTGACGACTACCTTAAGGTAGAAAGCCACCTCACCCGCGTGCGCATTGAAATCGAGCAGGCGACCGGTCGCCTTAAGCTCCTGACGCACAACGTGGCGATGGCGACTGTAAACCTCCGCCTTACCCCAGTCAAAGGTGCGGTTACGCCGCGGCCGGTAGGGTTTGCGGGTCTTGGCAAGCGCCTAAGCGCAGCATTCAGACAGGGCCTAAACACTGTAGTGGAGTTTGTCTCAGGAACCCTCGTGCTCCTTGCCGCCGGTCTGCCGCTCCTCATAATATTGCTACCCGCGCTTGTGATTGTGTTGCTTGTGTATCGGCGGCTAAACTCTAGTAAAAAGCCACCGGCTGTTTCCTAG
- a CDS encoding IS5 family transposase has product MYRHNERQTILPDEFFLPFGGKLNPSNRWCQLASMVAWDVVEDKYAVHFTANRGRPAYSVRMALGALIIQNRRQLSDRDLVEEVMENPYLQYFVGLHSFAKERPFDHSTVHYFRERFGADIINEINELIVKAAVKSKDSDGHPPASTDSDGEKPTAEPPDNAGTLLLDATCVPADIHYPTDPGLLNKTREALEEIVDVLWEPHAGTEKKPRTYRQLARRSHISFDKKRIKSHLLIRKSVGKQLRYIKRNIKSTHALIQRSSLSLLSSRQYKNLLVCQEIYRQQLEMYKSRTHTTPERIVSLHMPFVRPIVRGKAGTPVEFGAKLAISNVNGYSFMERVSFDPFNEANTLMESVENYRRRFGTYPQAVIADKIYRNRENLAFCKQRGIRLSGPPLGRPTKDEALLKQQKRDEREDARTRNRIEAVFGEGKRFYGLGHVMTRLKETSETVIAIQLMVMNLERRLRVLFVHFLRLLVSRQKGLLAALWT; this is encoded by the coding sequence ATGTATCGACATAATGAGCGTCAAACGATTCTCCCCGATGAATTTTTCCTTCCCTTCGGGGGGAAGCTCAACCCTAGCAATCGCTGGTGTCAGCTAGCGTCCATGGTGGCGTGGGACGTTGTTGAAGACAAATATGCTGTGCACTTTACCGCCAATAGAGGAAGGCCTGCCTATTCCGTACGGATGGCACTCGGTGCTTTAATCATCCAGAATCGACGGCAGCTATCTGACCGCGATCTCGTCGAGGAAGTGATGGAAAACCCCTACTTGCAGTATTTCGTTGGGCTACATTCTTTCGCAAAGGAGAGGCCCTTTGACCATTCAACCGTGCACTACTTCCGTGAACGCTTCGGCGCAGACATCATCAATGAGATCAACGAACTGATTGTAAAAGCTGCTGTGAAGTCCAAGGACTCTGATGGTCATCCGCCCGCGAGTACAGACTCAGACGGAGAGAAGCCAACGGCAGAACCGCCAGACAATGCGGGAACACTCCTGCTAGATGCCACTTGTGTGCCGGCGGACATACACTACCCGACAGACCCAGGACTATTGAACAAGACTCGCGAGGCCCTAGAGGAGATTGTCGATGTTCTCTGGGAGCCGCATGCGGGCACCGAGAAGAAGCCCAGAACATATCGACAACTTGCTCGTCGCAGCCATATTAGCTTTGATAAGAAGAGAATCAAGTCTCATCTCCTCATTCGTAAGTCCGTCGGCAAACAGCTGCGATACATCAAGCGAAACATCAAATCTACCCATGCCTTGATCCAGAGAAGCTCTCTCAGCCTGCTTAGTTCTCGGCAGTACAAGAACCTCCTAGTGTGCCAAGAGATTTATCGCCAACAGCTTGAGATGTACAAGAGCCGTACCCACACAACGCCAGAGCGCATCGTAAGCCTACACATGCCATTTGTGCGCCCCATAGTGCGAGGGAAGGCAGGGACACCAGTTGAATTTGGGGCCAAGCTCGCCATCAGCAATGTAAACGGGTACTCCTTCATGGAACGCGTCAGCTTTGACCCGTTTAACGAAGCTAACACCCTGATGGAATCAGTAGAGAACTACAGGCGCCGCTTTGGGACTTATCCACAAGCCGTAATTGCGGACAAGATCTATCGCAATCGCGAGAACCTAGCCTTCTGTAAGCAACGTGGTATTCGGCTGTCAGGACCACCCCTCGGCCGGCCCACCAAAGACGAAGCCCTGTTGAAACAGCAGAAACGTGATGAACGCGAAGATGCCCGAACTCGAAACCGCATAGAAGCCGTCTTCGGTGAAGGGAAGCGTTTCTATGGGTTGGGGCACGTAATGACTCGACTGAAAGAGACCAGCGAGACAGTCATTGCCATACAATTAATGGTAATGAACTTGGAGCGTAGGCTCCGGGTTCTCTTTGTCCATTTTTTGCGATTGCTGGTTTCCCGCCAAAAAGGGCTTCTTGCAGCACTTTGGACTTAA